CGAACGTCCCGGTCCTCACCGGCTGTGCTTGCAGGTGCGGAGTACAGCGAGGACGACGTGAGCGAGCTGGTgcgggaggaggcggcggacagcccgcggccgccccgcggTAGGAggagcccccgccgccccgccagCAGGTACGGCCGCGGGCGGAGCCGCCCCCGGTTCCGCACAGACGCGGTATCCCCTCTCTCGGGTGGGAGAATCCGCCTTGGCTCAGCCCGGCCCGGCTGGGAGCCGCCTCCGCCGTGCGCGTTCCGCCTGGGGCAGCCCTGAGGGCTTGAGAAACGAGAAACGTTCTTCTTCGTCTGGTTTAGCGTCAGAGGCAGAGATCCTCAGGCTTGCAAGACCCTCCCCAGGAGctagttattttccttttagtaAGCCTTTTTAAGAGCAATGCACTTCTCGGTGGGAGAAAAAACCCATACATGTGCAGTTTCGTTAAGGTTGTTTCCTCTCCAGGCCAAGTTCTCCTCCCCTCGTGGTTCCTGCAGTACCCCAGAGTCTGTTATATACTTACAGATACACGGATGCACGTGCCAGTCCACTTCATGGGGACTGCCTGCTTCAGTCTCGCTGTGTTTTCTGAACAGCGTCATCTTTTAATTAAGTAGCTTCACCCCTAAGATTAGGGGGAACCTTTCAGGTAGAATGTCTTAGCGAGAATACAAAATACCGTGTTGTTTCACCAATGCTTACCGTTCAGCTCTGGAATAGTGTTGCAGCAcctcagtatttctttttttgttttgtttggcaTCTGCTtccaggaagaggaagaaaggaggtcTCTTGCTGGAGCCAGAtgacaaagaggaagaaaaggctcagcagaatgaagaggaggaggaggaggaagtagATAATGTAGAGCAGgtggaaagaaacagagaagaagaagaaaaaaagaaagaggatgcTCTTTGGGCCAGTTTCCTTAGTGATGTGGGACGGAAACCCAAAGCGGTGGCTGCCACACAAGTGATGCAAACTAAAAAGGTAATGGGGGCCTGGGCCTTCACCCAGGGAGTATGGGAAGGGCCTGAAGCTTTAGGGCACACAGCGCTGGTTCTAGCTGGTACCAGGTATCAgtcagagctgggaagaggcCTGGTTTACTCCTGCCCCATCTGTTTTGTAAGCCTGGAGCCCCACTGTGGAGCAAACTATAAGCTGCTGGTTTCCTTCCAGCTGCAGAGGTCTGTGATCTGGCAGTGTTGCTTTTGGAGCTGATTGTCAGCATCTCACAGTGTCCTACGGAGCCCTGTTGGCTTCTCCTTGTGGTCCTGGATTCTCCTTGTGACGTAGGAGCAGCACAATGAGCTTTGGTCTGAGTTGTAGTTGTGGGCACAGCTCTCCCCTGAGGCTTGTGCCTTCCCTgatgctcaaaaaaaaaaaggggggagactgtgtgtgtgtgtgcgagTAGGGAAACAGAAGAGACCTGTGCTGACATCTCTGTGCCTTGCCTTTCATCCTTGTACAGTGAGGGGGGTCTGGAAGAGGCTGCATGTTGGGATGGAGATTGTAAGAAGAATGAATCTAGCTTTCTCTAGTTTCCTTTATAAGCCCCATTAACATGCTCTTGCTCTCTGTCTGCAGAGGTTTTCTGTAGAGAGAATTCTGTGCATATTCCCCTatttaaaaagatttggttcttaataaaaccaaatgcatgTATTTGCTTTGCCAAAGCCTTTCATGCTGAAGGTGGTAAAAGGGAAGAAGGTACCAAAACTGACCCTCTCTTGCTAGaattgggttttggtttgtttggtttgggtttttttttttttttttgagcgGTCAgccaaaaaagtattttgtgacAAAAGTCTGGATGCTTGACTCAGTGCTGCCTGACAAGTTCTTCTCGCTGTATGAAGCTTCCTTCTACAACTGTTGGAAGGTTGCAGAACAAGTGTAGTTGTGTAATCTTTGCTTGCAACTTTTTGAAGAAGAGTCCTTTCATCTGAACTCTCCTGCTTCTCTCCACCTCAATAGTTACTGGCCGAACAGCTGAGATGGTTGCAGGTAGAAttagagagaaggagagaggaaaagttCTTTTCTGAGCAATTCTACTTTTATGAGTGGATTGCTAAAACATGATTGGTGTCTGAAAGTTCTTCCATAGCCTAGAATAATTTATGGAGAGATGCAGTTCTCTTTGTGGTCTTCTTAATTTGGACTGAAGTTGTCTGCTTGAAGATCTCTCTGGTGTGTGGTTGATTTAGAGCCagaattttgggttttgttttgattatttATAGGGTCTGAGTTTTTTTATGTATGCTGTTAAAAGCTGTAGTTGTCACTGGGTAAATTAACAGGCATTGTTGACAAATTGCTTAATAAAGATATTCCCCTCTCAAAATAGAGAGACGTTATTGACAAGTAACTTAATATTGTCAGGGTTCTCTGTGAAGGTCGGCCTTGCTTCTCCTGCTGATGGGTTGTGTTCTTCTATATTCTTGACTAAAAATAAACCTGTTTCTGTGTAATCTACTCTGGTAGCTTTACCACCTGGCAGTGTGTAGTTTGGGAGAACTGAGTCTTCAGGCTTTTGCTTACTTTCTGAACCACAGCAGTGTATGCTTGCTCATTCCTACGCTTAATTACAATTTCACTTCTTGGTTTGGGTCTGTTTTGATCCTTGAGCTCCAATGAGAGCCTGAAACCAAAGTGGGGAACTTTCTTCTGGTGGCAGGGGcgtttgtttcttttttcttgtctgtggGTGACTTGCTTTGACCAGCCAGCCTAAATTGCAGTGCTACCTGAGGTCTGTGTTGGGTCTTTGGCCCCTTGGAGTGATAATTTTGCTTGGCTCCACAAATgcattgttttgctttctccttcGTATATTTTGTAGGGTGAAGAAGAGAAGAGTGGGAACAAGCTTCAGGAGAAACCAAAAGAGTCTGAGAAGCCAAAAGATTCAGGAAAAGTGACAATCACCAAAGTGTTCGATTTCGCTGGTGAGGAAGTCAGGTAAGCTGGCACATGTAATGTGTCTACTGCGGGCTGAGAGCAACCTGGGTGCTGCTCTTCTGTGGGCAGGCTGGAGATCTGCTGTGAAGCATGGTGtatcttctcctttttcctttacacttttttttatcATGAGCACATAGAAACCTCAAGGAAAATGAGGCCAAGATTTTTCTGCCTGAGGGCTGCAGAGTATCCTTATATGCAGACCTCGGTCTTTACTCAACTTCAAAATATGCCTGTAAATTCACTTAGGCTTCCCCATCTGGACAGTGTTTAAAATGGTTGGCAAAGCTTCCCGGTGGCACTGCCACTGTGAATGTTGAGACAAGGAGAGAACCGGCTATGGCCCCACAGGGATGATGGTAATGCATTTTATTCCTTCAGTCTAGTCCAAGCCCTGTGCTGGGGGCAGGATATTTGCTGGCACTTTCCCTGGTGATGTTCACAATCTACTACAAAGATCTGCAGACAGTAAGAGGTCTTTTGCTGAATGGACTAATAGCTGAGTGCTTTTATCTCTGAAACAGCTGCGGCAAAGGTGATGGGCTAGGTAAAATCATCCTTTAGGCTGAATTTGGCTTCCAAGAGGCCTCTCAGGGTGGGCTGCAAAAAGGAGCAGGCATTTTATAAATGTGTAAGACCAGAACTGAGGGGCCTGGGTGAACCCACTTGAAATCTGAATGCACTGTGACCTTGTGTTTCTTACcatggtgtattttttttttatacgtAGCTGTAAACCTTGTTTTGTCAGATGAGAATTTCGCCTCTATTTTGTGTGACAGCAGAGGGCAGCAGTTCCCAGCAATAACACCCACGCTGCCTCAATctggaggaggaagcagagagcAGGGGCTTCCGCTGCCCTTGCTTTTCCTGTCGGCACTGCTGCCTGAGCTGTTTGAAAAATCTGAGGAGAGCCATGAGTCATAGTAGCGACTTCCCTATTTCCCTGCACAATCCAGGCTGTAGGAATACCCTTCATTCACTGGAGAAATGGCAAAGAACTGTACAACTGCAGCTTTTCTGAGAGAGAGTATCTGTCATACCCTTTCTACAAAGGAAAGGCTAAGTCTTTCCTGTGGATGGGTAAAAATCTGTAGCAGAATTACAGACAGAAATTTTGTCTTCTGATGATGCACACTCTCCTTCTCAGCAGCCAGCTTGTTTGTCCCCAGTTTTCCCGTACTTTTTCTGGTTCAAATGTGATGTCCTTCCCGCCAGGTGAGAATAGCTGAAGCTATAGGATTGCAGGGCTGTTGTACAAAAGCCTTCTTGGGTTCTGACATATCATCAGATGGCATACGGCAGAACCGCATTCGTGGTGCTTTGGGGTTCAATGAAATCAGCGTGCAATCTTATTTGGAGTCTG
This genomic window from Haliaeetus albicilla chromosome 10, bHalAlb1.1, whole genome shotgun sequence contains:
- the CFDP1 gene encoding craniofacial development protein 1 isoform X2, producing MSGSEEYSSAEDEDYVPSGAEYSEDDVSELVREEAADSPRPPRGRRSPRRPASRKRKKGGLLLEPDDKEEEKAQQNEEEEEEEVDNVEQVERNREEEEKKKEDALWASFLSDVGRKPKAVAATQVMQTKKGEEEKSGNKLQEKPKESEKPKDSGKVTITKVFDFAGEEVRVTKEVDSTSKEAKSFLRQQEKWQSAAPASLPTVSGVRRPSGMSTLLGKIGSKKQKMSTLEKSKLDWENFKEEEGIVEELAIHNRGKDGYIERKAFLERVDHRQFEIERDIRLSRMKP